The following coding sequences lie in one Kamptonema formosum PCC 6407 genomic window:
- a CDS encoding thylakoid membrane photosystem I accumulation factor: MTPSAIQRLTITTNFRRSWRYCILPCLLTLAVALSCLLAFTPAAFAGINDDRFDGNIFALYGGNGSLVPPRVTLTDSFQRSKPALLVFYLDDSSDCKQYTTVVSNLQQYYGRAADFIPVSVDSLPAKPLDSLTEPSHYYEGVVPQTVLLDQSGKVAFNIKGAVPFEQVDDAFREVFNLLPRSESVELKRRRVNEFNTELSN, encoded by the coding sequence ATGACTCCTTCTGCGATTCAACGCCTAACCATTACCACTAATTTCCGCCGCAGTTGGCGATACTGCATCTTACCCTGCTTGTTAACCCTCGCAGTTGCACTTAGTTGCCTGCTAGCATTCACACCGGCAGCTTTTGCCGGCATCAACGACGATCGCTTCGACGGCAATATCTTCGCTCTCTACGGTGGTAATGGCTCTCTCGTACCTCCCAGAGTCACCCTTACAGATTCCTTTCAACGCAGCAAACCAGCCTTGCTGGTGTTCTATTTGGATGACAGCAGCGATTGCAAGCAATATACCACCGTAGTCTCCAACCTCCAGCAATACTATGGCCGCGCCGCTGACTTTATCCCCGTCAGCGTTGATTCCCTCCCTGCTAAACCTTTAGACTCGCTTACAGAACCGAGCCACTACTACGAAGGCGTTGTCCCTCAAACGGTGTTACTAGATCAGTCTGGCAAAGTTGCTTTCAACATCAAGGGAGCCGTCCCCTTCGAGCAAGTAGATGATGCTTTCCGAGAAGTCTTTAACTTGCTTCCCCGTAGTGAGTCTGTCGAGCTCAAACGGCGAAGGGTGAATGAGTTCAATACTGAGTTGTCGAATTGA
- a CDS encoding DUF29 family protein, producing MKGSLAIVEELEDISQSDIINNIIIYAVILLLHLIKQQAENRSTRSWEVSIPNSVLKIQGLNKRRKAGGVYLPPEELRLSLEEAYQQAINEASLEVEAGQYKAKELEQLVNREQILDLALNLILR from the coding sequence ATTAAAGGGTCATTAGCCATCGTTGAAGAACTTGAAGATATAAGCCAATCTGACATAATTAATAACATTATTATTTATGCTGTAATTCTACTGCTACACTTAATTAAACAGCAAGCCGAAAATCGTTCAACTCGCTCCTGGGAAGTATCTATTCCCAATTCTGTTTTAAAAATTCAGGGACTAAATAAGCGTCGTAAAGCAGGGGGCGTTTATTTGCCTCCTGAAGAATTGCGCCTATCTCTAGAAGAAGCATATCAGCAAGCTATTAACGAAGCTTCTCTAGAAGTGGAAGCAGGGCAGTACAAAGCTAAAGAGTTAGAACAACTGGTTAACCGAGAGCAAATTCTGGATTTAGCCTTAAATTTAATATTACGTTAG
- a CDS encoding FecR domain-containing protein, whose amino-acid sequence MNKLLTYWRLSRSEILTLSLAVLAALSIMPEAIASPVSSSPKQLLNASKFLAPQIPIPRSIVSNFPNSTPVDIIIGQGASERSLSIQELRGTATIGGRAAKVGDRLSASDDELVTGNDSIVTLVIDNNSGIVEVAENTAVKIETLSADAANPVTAIFVSKGRVRLSIASSASKSSSSRALNGVSETRVAGLNNLTGIGQIYEVAQAANSAKNAPVRVRTPRGVAGVRGTSFGVNVGPDGKTGVDTIEGAVGFAGMQQEVAVNAGYWSVINFGGEPTFTKENPALSILRIRSLSRISSRTFRLFGQVQPMDLVYVNGEAIATDAEGKFRIEGDMPLSRRLKVTVRGPSVRERVYELAVP is encoded by the coding sequence ATGAATAAACTTCTTACTTACTGGCGCTTATCTAGAAGCGAGATACTGACCTTATCTCTAGCTGTTCTGGCTGCCTTGTCGATTATGCCTGAAGCGATTGCTAGCCCTGTTTCTTCCTCCCCCAAACAGCTACTAAATGCTAGTAAATTTCTCGCCCCACAGATCCCAATACCTCGATCGATTGTCTCAAATTTCCCTAACTCTACTCCTGTTGATATTATAATTGGACAGGGTGCTTCAGAGCGATCGCTCTCTATACAGGAACTTCGCGGTACTGCTACTATTGGCGGTAGAGCGGCAAAAGTAGGCGATCGCTTATCCGCTTCTGACGATGAACTTGTCACTGGTAATGACTCTATAGTTACTTTGGTAATAGACAATAATTCTGGAATTGTTGAAGTTGCAGAAAACACTGCTGTCAAAATAGAAACCCTATCAGCAGACGCAGCTAATCCAGTTACAGCTATTTTTGTCAGTAAAGGGCGAGTTAGATTATCAATAGCATCATCTGCTAGCAAATCTTCCAGTTCTAGAGCCTTGAATGGAGTTAGTGAAACTCGCGTTGCGGGTCTTAATAACTTGACAGGAATTGGTCAAATATACGAAGTCGCACAAGCTGCCAATTCTGCTAAAAATGCTCCTGTCAGAGTGCGGACTCCCAGGGGAGTTGCTGGGGTTCGAGGCACATCTTTTGGTGTTAATGTTGGGCCTGATGGTAAAACAGGGGTTGATACAATTGAAGGTGCAGTAGGATTTGCGGGAATGCAACAGGAAGTTGCTGTTAATGCTGGTTATTGGAGTGTAATTAACTTCGGAGGTGAGCCAACTTTTACCAAAGAAAATCCGGCTTTAAGTATACTCAGAATCCGCAGTTTGTCAAGAATCAGTTCGCGGACTTTTCGGTTATTTGGTCAAGTTCAACCGATGGATTTAGTATATGTGAATGGGGAGGCGATCGCAACTGATGCAGAGGGTAAATTTAGAATAGAAGGAGATATGCCTCTTAGCCGTCGCCTGAAGGTGACAGTGCGAGGGCCATCAGTGAGAGAACGAGTGTATGAATTAGCAGTTCCCTAA
- a CDS encoding CHASE2 domain-containing protein, translated as MNFKDWMVHLKKTISVVQKYLASNPPWLTGAIAAVVSVGMLQLGAWRPLEYLGYKTLFQLRDRSIIPNPGWDRRIVVIGIDDRSLQEYGQFPWSRDRYVQLLESLKKSAPTAIGFDILFIDPSPKDAELAAAIKASGNVALARTGDEENLVPEIKAAALFVGDILHESDADGISRRANLWFNGTPSFSSALIQIYNIHNPGNPILLPQPIVGVEQQKVAVNWPGKTRFLTTYGFSDVVAGKIPQDAFTNKLILVGFVAEGLDRVRTPLDRTTAGVYLHAAMIDNLLNSRLLRRVPKVWEIILLLGIGPVTSWILFHRDVKERTTIAIGLPTAWFTVAALLFGFSHWWIPIASPIGTIILAGIALQAREQYEKQQLMRLFEKHVDPETAQMIWKRKAEIFQQGELEPQEVTATVLFMDIRSFTTISEKMRPRELLTWLNTYLEAMTDCIMNRGGVVDKYIGDAIMAVFGVPFCHTEEKEIEQDAMNAIAACIDMHERLNELNKHLREEGKPLIKFGIGLHTGQLVAGSVGGARRLNYSVIGDAVNVAARLEAMNKEVTSDSPYNLLVTERTFDCVRDRYEAQKVGSIQLRGKAETTVVYAILGEKQLLTKSET; from the coding sequence ATGAATTTTAAAGATTGGATGGTGCATCTAAAAAAAACAATTTCTGTAGTTCAAAAATATCTAGCAAGTAATCCTCCTTGGCTAACAGGCGCGATAGCAGCAGTTGTTTCTGTAGGAATGTTACAGTTAGGTGCTTGGAGACCTCTAGAATATTTGGGCTACAAAACTTTATTTCAACTTCGCGATCGGAGTATTATTCCTAATCCTGGTTGGGATCGGAGAATTGTCGTAATCGGAATTGACGATCGCAGCTTGCAAGAATATGGTCAATTTCCTTGGTCGCGCGATCGCTACGTGCAATTACTAGAAAGTTTGAAAAAAAGTGCGCCAACTGCTATTGGTTTTGATATTCTTTTCATCGATCCTAGCCCAAAAGATGCTGAATTAGCAGCAGCAATAAAAGCTAGCGGTAATGTGGCGCTCGCTAGAACGGGGGATGAGGAAAACTTAGTACCAGAAATCAAAGCAGCCGCACTTTTTGTTGGCGATATTTTGCACGAATCAGACGCAGATGGTATCAGCCGTAGAGCTAACCTTTGGTTCAATGGTACTCCCAGTTTTAGTTCGGCATTGATTCAAATTTATAATATCCATAATCCGGGTAATCCTATACTTTTGCCTCAGCCAATTGTAGGAGTAGAACAACAAAAAGTAGCGGTTAACTGGCCGGGGAAAACTAGGTTTTTAACGACCTATGGATTTAGCGATGTTGTAGCCGGAAAGATTCCACAAGATGCCTTTACTAATAAGTTGATTTTAGTCGGATTTGTAGCTGAAGGTTTGGACAGGGTGCGGACACCTCTGGATCGCACGACGGCTGGGGTTTATCTTCATGCTGCTATGATTGATAATTTGCTTAATTCGAGGCTACTAAGACGAGTACCGAAAGTTTGGGAAATTATTTTGTTGCTAGGCATTGGCCCTGTTACCAGTTGGATTTTATTCCATCGAGATGTTAAGGAAAGAACTACGATCGCGATTGGTTTGCCTACAGCTTGGTTTACCGTCGCTGCTTTATTATTTGGCTTCTCTCACTGGTGGATTCCCATTGCCTCGCCTATCGGTACAATTATCTTAGCTGGTATTGCTTTACAAGCACGAGAACAATATGAAAAGCAACAGTTAATGCGGCTATTTGAAAAGCACGTTGACCCGGAAACGGCCCAGATGATTTGGAAGCGGAAAGCTGAAATTTTTCAACAAGGGGAACTCGAACCTCAAGAAGTTACAGCCACAGTTTTATTTATGGATATCCGCAGTTTTACTACTATCTCTGAAAAAATGCGACCGCGAGAGTTGCTTACCTGGCTGAATACTTATTTGGAGGCGATGACAGACTGTATTATGAATCGCGGCGGCGTTGTGGACAAATATATTGGGGATGCGATCATGGCTGTTTTTGGCGTTCCTTTTTGTCATACCGAAGAGAAAGAAATTGAACAAGATGCTATGAATGCGATCGCCGCCTGTATAGATATGCACGAACGTCTCAACGAACTCAACAAACACCTCAGAGAAGAAGGCAAACCTCTAATTAAGTTTGGCATTGGTCTTCACACTGGTCAACTGGTTGCAGGCAGCGTCGGGGGTGCGAGGCGGCTGAACTATTCTGTCATCGGCGATGCTGTCAATGTCGCGGCGAGGTTGGAGGCAATGAATAAGGAAGTTACTTCGGATAGTCCCTATAATCTATTAGTGACGGAGAGGACTTTTGACTGCGTGCGCGATCGCTACGAAGCCCAAAAAGTAGGTTCCATTCAACTCCGAGGCAAAGCAGAAACAACCGTAGTTTACGCCATTCTCGGCGAAAAGCAACTTCTAACCAAAAGCGAAACTTGA
- the apcA gene encoding allophycocyanin subunit alpha — MSIVTKSIVNADAEARYLSPGELDRIKGFVTTGERRVRIAQILTESRERIVKQAGDQLFQKRPDVVSPGGNAYGEEMTATCLRDLDYYLRLITYGIVAGDITPIEEIGIVGVREMYKSLGTPIEGVAEGVRAMKNSASALLSGDDASEASSYFDYVIGAMQ, encoded by the coding sequence ATGAGTATCGTCACCAAATCTATTGTGAATGCCGATGCCGAGGCTCGTTATCTCAGCCCAGGCGAATTAGATCGGATCAAAGGCTTTGTCACCACTGGCGAACGCCGCGTTCGGATTGCCCAAATTTTGACCGAATCCCGCGAGCGCATCGTCAAACAAGCTGGCGACCAACTTTTCCAAAAGCGCCCTGATGTCGTCTCTCCAGGCGGTAACGCTTATGGCGAAGAAATGACCGCTACCTGCCTGCGCGATCTGGACTATTACCTGCGCCTGATCACCTACGGAATCGTCGCTGGTGACATTACTCCCATCGAAGAGATCGGCATAGTCGGCGTGCGTGAAATGTACAAATCCCTGGGCACTCCCATCGAAGGCGTAGCAGAAGGCGTTCGCGCCATGAAGAACTCAGCTTCTGCTCTGCTGTCTGGCGACGATGCTTCTGAAGCTTCTTCTTACTTTGACTACGTGATCGGTGCGATGCAGTAA
- the apcB gene encoding allophycocyanin subunit beta: MQDAITAVINSSDVQGKYLDSSALDKLKGYFSSGELRVRAATAISSNAATIVKEAVAKSLLYSDITRPGGNMYTTRRYAACIRDLDYYLRYATYAMLAGDPSILDERVLNGLKETYNSLGVPIGATVQAIQSMKEVTAGLVGADAGKEMGVYFDYISSGLS; encoded by the coding sequence ATGCAAGACGCAATTACCGCTGTTATCAATTCCTCTGATGTTCAAGGCAAATACCTCGACAGCAGCGCCCTAGACAAACTTAAGGGTTATTTCTCCTCTGGTGAACTGCGCGTGCGCGCAGCTACCGCCATTAGCTCCAATGCTGCGACCATTGTTAAAGAAGCAGTTGCTAAGTCCCTGCTGTACTCGGACATCACTCGTCCCGGCGGCAATATGTACACCACTCGCCGCTATGCAGCTTGCATCCGCGATTTGGACTACTACCTGCGTTACGCTACCTATGCGATGTTGGCAGGAGATCCTTCCATTCTCGATGAGCGCGTGCTCAACGGTTTGAAAGAAACCTACAACTCCTTGGGCGTGCCCATCGGTGCTACCGTGCAAGCGATTCAATCGATGAAGGAAGTCACCGCCGGTCTAGTTGGCGCTGATGCTGGCAAGGAAATGGGCGTTTACTTCGACTATATTAGCTCAGGCTTGAGCTAA